A genomic segment from Polyangium mundeleinium encodes:
- a CDS encoding Do family serine endopeptidase, whose amino-acid sequence MMSVRSSQRASSFVSRSALALLLATGMLGSAGCGHEAHATPPPPSTQEIAQQVSAEAAAGYTAAPAAPAPVPATFDVADLAQRVTPMVVNITTTQKVASASGGPGFGGIDPFDFFFGPQGGGGGGERSPRNPGRSLARTALGTGFIIDAEGFIVTNAHVIEGADEVKVRLADEREFAADIVGRDPKLDLALLKLRGASGLPTAALGSSEALRVGEHVLAVGNPFGLGHTVTLGIVSAKARSIGAGPYDDFIQTDASINPGNSGGPLFNWRGEVIGINTAIRAGANGIGFATPVDALKDILPQLREKGHVERGKLGLLFQPLTADLGKAFGMDTPKGALVSDLEPGGAAARAGIKPGDIVVAVNGTPIHHAEDLPRKVARHAPGTTIKVSLLRGGKPVEVTAKLDQLSDADVGDDDAKPTRGPKAPAASANKFGFQFSDLGGGGVRVDRVTDAESELSPGDVLLDVNGTPVRDAKALEATLGKLKSGTVAVAKIRRGKVTRFAAVPIR is encoded by the coding sequence ATGATGTCCGTCCGTTCGTCCCAGCGTGCATCTTCATTTGTATCGCGTTCGGCGCTCGCCCTTTTGCTCGCCACGGGAATGCTCGGCTCCGCCGGCTGCGGGCATGAGGCCCACGCGACCCCGCCGCCGCCCTCTACGCAAGAGATCGCGCAGCAGGTCTCGGCCGAGGCCGCCGCTGGCTACACGGCCGCGCCCGCCGCGCCCGCGCCCGTGCCCGCGACGTTCGACGTCGCCGACCTCGCCCAGCGCGTGACCCCCATGGTCGTCAACATCACGACGACGCAGAAGGTCGCCTCCGCCTCCGGGGGTCCGGGCTTCGGCGGAATCGATCCTTTCGACTTCTTTTTCGGGCCCCAAGGGGGCGGCGGGGGAGGGGAGCGCTCGCCGCGGAACCCGGGGCGCTCGCTCGCGCGCACCGCGCTCGGCACCGGGTTCATCATCGACGCGGAAGGGTTCATTGTGACGAACGCGCACGTGATCGAGGGCGCGGACGAGGTGAAGGTGCGCCTCGCGGACGAGCGCGAGTTCGCGGCCGACATCGTCGGGCGGGATCCCAAGCTCGATCTCGCGCTGCTCAAGCTGCGCGGCGCGAGCGGCCTTCCGACGGCGGCGCTCGGATCGAGCGAGGCGCTGCGTGTCGGCGAGCACGTGCTCGCGGTCGGAAACCCCTTCGGGCTCGGGCATACGGTGACGCTCGGGATCGTGAGCGCCAAGGCCCGCTCGATCGGCGCCGGCCCGTACGACGATTTCATCCAGACCGACGCGAGCATCAACCCGGGCAACAGCGGCGGCCCGCTGTTCAACTGGCGCGGCGAGGTGATCGGCATCAACACGGCCATCCGCGCCGGCGCGAACGGCATCGGCTTCGCGACGCCGGTCGACGCGCTGAAGGACATCCTGCCGCAGCTCCGCGAGAAGGGGCACGTCGAGCGCGGCAAGCTCGGCCTGCTCTTCCAGCCGCTCACGGCCGACCTCGGCAAGGCGTTTGGCATGGATACACCGAAGGGCGCGCTCGTTTCGGATCTCGAGCCGGGCGGCGCGGCGGCGCGCGCGGGCATCAAGCCCGGCGACATCGTCGTCGCGGTGAACGGGACGCCGATCCACCACGCCGAGGACCTGCCCCGCAAGGTCGCGCGGCACGCGCCGGGCACGACGATCAAGGTCTCGCTCCTGCGCGGCGGCAAGCCGGTCGAGGTGACGGCGAAGCTCGATCAACTGAGCGACGCCGACGTCGGCGACGACGACGCGAAGCCCACGCGCGGGCCGAAGGCGCCGGCCGCATCGGCGAACAAGTTCGGCTTCCAGTTCTCGGATCTCGGGGGCGGCGGCGTGCGCGTCGATCGCGTGACGGATGCCGAGAGCGAGCTGTCGCCGGGCGACGTGTTGCTCGACGTGAACGGCACGCCCGTGCGTGACGCCAAGGCGCTGGAAGCCACGCTCGGCAAGCTGAAGTCCGGCACCGTGGCGGTCGCCAAGATTCGCCGCGGCAAGGTCACGCGGTTCGCCGCGGTCCCCATCCGCTGA
- a CDS encoding DUF2961 domain-containing protein, which produces MVPPPPPGTREELADEAALEALADFGALPVLGEDRYVQTGSQDRLSGAPAPADFVERGNRDMNHFVCRGREASVSENQLIPPIYDEAVCPEPYVRGVVLSRFSGSGHLSRLWLTASSLRNGLVANDEVLRIWVDDEANPVVEEPLAAVIDGTAGEMFAPPFGDGPGNHLAWYYPVVFSKKIVIALDGLGPLEYYYHQAGAVLSPEAAPRKAAPTRLAARDQAIAVLSSTAEGAIPGEPLVAPGAVTIEPGQTTSLAEMAGPSTIHALSIEVAEAQLAALRDVTLSVRWDDDAAPAISLPFSDLFAATLDPPENTSLVLSGTKDGGTVRLALRLPMPFQKKAVFSATSAAAAPVEFALSIRGEKAVPSEAFGRLHVVRNETVAPAPGPEHPLASVTGHGRWAGTCLMLEGRGIGDGSLFDEPLNFLEGDERAVLDGVTSVVGTGTEDYLNGAFYFEAGPHASPFAQWWGTVVTPPSARTSACRFHVLTDRIDFQKSAEIALEIGPGLPETLERYRSVTFLYR; this is translated from the coding sequence GTGGTGCCGCCCCCGCCGCCGGGCACGCGCGAGGAGCTCGCAGACGAGGCCGCGCTCGAAGCGCTCGCGGATTTCGGGGCATTGCCCGTCCTGGGCGAGGATCGATACGTCCAGACGGGGAGCCAGGATCGCCTGAGCGGCGCGCCCGCGCCGGCCGATTTCGTGGAGCGCGGAAACCGCGACATGAACCATTTCGTGTGCCGCGGCCGCGAGGCCTCCGTCAGCGAGAACCAGCTCATCCCGCCGATTTACGACGAGGCCGTATGCCCCGAACCCTACGTGCGGGGCGTCGTGCTCTCGCGTTTTTCGGGTTCGGGTCACCTTTCGCGGCTCTGGCTCACGGCGAGCTCGCTCCGGAACGGGCTCGTGGCGAACGACGAGGTGCTGCGGATCTGGGTCGACGACGAGGCGAACCCCGTCGTCGAGGAGCCGCTCGCGGCGGTGATCGACGGCACGGCGGGGGAGATGTTCGCGCCGCCGTTCGGGGACGGGCCGGGCAACCACCTCGCGTGGTATTACCCCGTGGTCTTCTCCAAGAAAATCGTGATTGCGCTGGATGGGCTGGGACCGCTGGAATATTATTATCACCAGGCAGGGGCGGTCCTCTCCCCGGAGGCTGCGCCGCGCAAGGCGGCCCCGACGCGCCTCGCCGCGCGGGATCAGGCGATCGCGGTCCTCTCGTCCACGGCGGAGGGGGCGATTCCGGGCGAGCCGCTCGTGGCGCCGGGGGCCGTGACGATCGAGCCGGGGCAAACGACCTCGCTGGCCGAGATGGCAGGACCATCCACCATTCACGCATTGTCCATCGAGGTGGCCGAAGCGCAGCTCGCCGCGCTCCGCGACGTCACGTTGTCCGTCCGCTGGGACGACGATGCGGCGCCGGCCATTTCGCTGCCGTTCTCGGACCTCTTCGCGGCGACGCTGGATCCGCCGGAGAATACGAGCCTCGTGCTCTCGGGGACGAAGGACGGGGGCACGGTGCGCTTGGCCTTGCGGCTCCCGATGCCGTTCCAGAAGAAGGCGGTCTTTTCGGCGACGAGCGCGGCGGCGGCGCCGGTCGAATTCGCGCTCTCGATCCGCGGCGAAAAGGCCGTCCCGAGCGAGGCGTTCGGCCGCCTCCACGTCGTCCGCAACGAGACCGTGGCGCCTGCGCCGGGGCCCGAACATCCGCTCGCGAGCGTCACGGGCCACGGGCGCTGGGCCGGCACGTGCCTGATGCTGGAGGGCCGCGGGATCGGCGACGGCAGCCTCTTCGACGAACCGCTCAATTTCCTGGAGGGCGACGAGCGCGCCGTGCTCGACGGCGTGACATCCGTCGTCGGGACGGGCACCGAGGATTACCTGAACGGCGCCTTCTACTTCGAGGCTGGCCCCCACGCCTCGCCGTTCGCGCAATGGTGGGGCACCGTGGTCACGCCGCCCTCGGCCCGCACGAGCGCGTGCCGGTTCCACGTCCTCACGGACCGGATCGACTTCCAGAAGAGCGCGGAGATCGCGCTGGAGATCGGTCCAGGCCTGCCGGAGACGCTGGAGCGGTACCGGAGCGTGACGTTTCTTTATCGGTGA
- a CDS encoding Ca2+-dependent phosphoinositide-specific phospholipase C — translation MHSRLSLGLSLLSLAFSLCACGGTEGQGVLETKPSFTYPLDDVLRLHHVQAKATHNSFHVANPDLSGPEYAIDHAPLDVQLAEQGVRSVELDLRYDEGLGDYKVAHVPFLDEGSTCATFRECLGILKRWSDAHPAHLPLTILLDLKDLAPGADAIEAYFGTLHEIVLGVWPEKRLVTPDDVQGDSATLGEAVRTEGWPTLGKLRGRVIFTMYNLNDGFGTAYSRGGTSLAGRLAFTRSVPTDPHAAWTLYDDPTVTKVLIDEAAAANMLVRTRAEIDLDVVLAGDTSLRDAALAGAAHFITTDYPAPIDGTTYHVDIEGGTPARCNPVTAPAECTSEALEDPAFMKP, via the coding sequence ATGCATTCTCGCCTTTCGCTCGGCTTATCCTTGCTTTCGCTGGCCTTCTCCCTCTGCGCGTGCGGCGGCACCGAAGGCCAGGGCGTCCTCGAAACGAAACCTTCGTTCACGTATCCGCTCGACGACGTCCTTCGCCTCCACCACGTGCAGGCGAAGGCCACGCACAACAGCTTCCACGTGGCGAACCCCGATCTCTCGGGGCCCGAGTACGCCATCGATCACGCGCCGCTCGACGTGCAGCTCGCGGAGCAGGGCGTCCGCAGCGTCGAGCTCGACCTCCGCTACGACGAAGGGCTCGGCGATTACAAGGTCGCCCACGTGCCCTTCCTCGACGAAGGGAGCACGTGCGCCACGTTCCGCGAATGCCTCGGCATCCTCAAGCGCTGGTCGGACGCTCATCCGGCCCACCTGCCGCTCACGATCCTGCTCGACCTCAAGGACCTCGCGCCCGGCGCGGACGCGATCGAGGCCTATTTCGGCACCCTGCACGAGATCGTCCTCGGCGTTTGGCCCGAAAAGCGCCTCGTGACGCCCGACGATGTGCAAGGTGATTCCGCGACGCTCGGCGAGGCCGTGAGGACCGAGGGGTGGCCCACGCTCGGCAAGCTGCGCGGTCGCGTGATCTTCACGATGTACAACCTGAACGATGGGTTTGGCACGGCCTATTCACGTGGTGGGACGAGCCTCGCGGGCCGGCTCGCCTTCACCCGCTCCGTGCCCACGGATCCCCACGCCGCGTGGACCCTTTACGACGATCCCACCGTGACGAAGGTGCTCATCGACGAGGCCGCGGCCGCGAACATGCTCGTCCGCACGCGCGCCGAGATCGACCTCGACGTGGTGCTCGCCGGCGACACGTCCTTGCGGGACGCCGCGCTCGCCGGCGCCGCGCATTTCATCACGACCGATTATCCCGCGCCGATCGACGGCACCACCTATCACGTGGACATCGAGGGCGGCACGCCCGCGCGCTGCAATCCAGTGACGGCGCCCGCGGAATGCACGTCCGAAGCACTCGAAGATCCCGCGTTCATGAAGCCCTGA
- a CDS encoding DMT family transporter, which yields MNRVEPGGRERSTPEATSGPRRALAWMVTAQVLFTIMGVCTRLGAQRLPWSEVAAVRAVLGAAVAIAVARMRGAPLVIHDRRTAWARTICGTVAMICTFYTLGAPAIALGDAVTLGATSPIFIAILAPWLLGERSGRIVWVATTVAFAGVALVAGPSFRLSGRLSLVSLLGAVATALAMIWLRRLGTGRSGTPRESPEAIVAHFSVVAGVTLSLVALPTLRVPDLEGTLFLLGTGASGAFAQIAMTRAYALDRAARVGVWSYLGVVLTHFAAIGILGESEDPIGLAGSALVIVAGLGLTWSGLREAKAAAALASTPCQTGR from the coding sequence GTGAACCGCGTCGAGCCGGGGGGCCGAGAGAGGAGCACCCCGGAGGCCACGAGCGGCCCGCGGAGGGCGCTCGCGTGGATGGTCACCGCGCAGGTCCTGTTCACGATCATGGGCGTCTGCACGCGCCTCGGCGCGCAGCGGCTCCCGTGGTCGGAGGTCGCCGCGGTGCGCGCGGTGCTCGGGGCCGCGGTCGCCATCGCGGTCGCGCGGATGCGCGGCGCACCGCTGGTAATCCACGATCGGCGGACGGCGTGGGCCCGAACGATCTGCGGGACGGTCGCGATGATCTGCACGTTCTACACGCTCGGCGCGCCGGCGATCGCGCTCGGCGACGCCGTGACGCTCGGCGCGACGTCGCCGATCTTCATCGCGATCCTGGCGCCGTGGCTGCTCGGCGAGCGAAGCGGCCGGATCGTTTGGGTTGCAACGACGGTCGCGTTCGCCGGCGTGGCGCTCGTCGCCGGCCCGAGCTTCCGGCTCTCCGGCCGGCTCTCGCTGGTCTCGCTGCTCGGCGCGGTCGCGACCGCGCTCGCCATGATCTGGTTGCGTCGCCTGGGCACGGGCCGCTCGGGTACGCCGCGCGAGAGCCCCGAGGCGATCGTCGCGCATTTCTCGGTCGTGGCGGGCGTGACGCTCTCGCTCGTCGCGCTCCCGACGCTGCGCGTGCCGGACCTCGAAGGCACGCTTTTCCTGCTCGGCACGGGTGCGAGCGGCGCGTTCGCGCAGATCGCGATGACGCGAGCGTACGCGCTCGATCGTGCGGCCCGCGTGGGCGTGTGGAGTTACCTCGGCGTCGTCCTGACGCACTTCGCGGCGATCGGGATTCTCGGGGAGAGCGAAGATCCGATCGGGCTCGCGGGCTCGGCGCTGGTCATCGTGGCGGGGCTAGGGCTCACCTGGTCCGGCTTGCGCGAGGCGAAGGCGGCGGCCGCGCTCGCGTCGACCCCTTGCCAAACGGGCCGATGA
- a CDS encoding 2OG-Fe(II) oxygenase yields MNPAPSSLRHLSEAPRLYVQEGFASDEEVRHVLASYGDRDALTRRGLPWQANETGLSSELPVEADPVLAAIAARIEAVLGFSCTLVEPTFRFRRYERGDAHPPHLDEYTIGGACLVATAIVYLTDAASGGETFFPRAEPHPRAVAAQKGRLALWFNHRPDGSVDRAALHQSNPLREGEKATITYFVYAPVEAARAGVVADEAPARKEPASRRFVCVNDGVPEATIRVLREACAARGVAYEEVQAADFDFTAAEPLPPGTLLFRPAVSSSAVRVEQALYGPGVVTFHREPDGVFREIGPDCAVLERRGISVPRWIWGNTTNRGLLRRYVDDLGGLPIVMKFAGGSGGVGVLRIDSLAGLFSTMDHARASGRMPVLSAYIPDATHHRCIVVGDRVVGSWRNRTDEDDFRTHATDDPADYQTPPAPEILASAVAATAALDVELGGVDVLEHPSGRHYVLEVNFPCYFARARLVGGQDVGGAMIDWLVRKAERGAGR; encoded by the coding sequence ATGAACCCTGCCCCGTCCTCGTTGCGGCACCTTTCCGAGGCGCCGCGCCTCTACGTGCAGGAGGGCTTCGCCTCCGACGAGGAGGTGCGCCACGTGCTCGCCTCGTACGGCGATCGCGACGCGCTCACCCGTCGGGGGCTCCCGTGGCAGGCGAACGAGACGGGGCTCTCGAGCGAGCTCCCCGTCGAGGCCGACCCCGTCCTCGCGGCGATCGCGGCGCGGATCGAGGCGGTGCTCGGTTTTTCCTGCACGCTCGTCGAGCCGACGTTCCGGTTTCGCCGGTACGAGCGAGGCGACGCGCATCCGCCGCACCTCGACGAATACACGATCGGCGGCGCGTGCCTCGTGGCGACCGCGATCGTGTATCTCACGGACGCGGCGTCCGGCGGCGAGACGTTTTTCCCGCGCGCCGAGCCGCATCCGAGGGCCGTCGCCGCGCAAAAAGGCCGGCTCGCGCTCTGGTTCAACCACCGGCCCGACGGGAGCGTCGATCGCGCCGCGTTGCACCAGTCGAACCCGCTCCGCGAGGGCGAAAAGGCGACGATCACGTATTTCGTTTATGCCCCCGTCGAGGCGGCCCGCGCGGGCGTCGTGGCCGACGAGGCGCCGGCGCGGAAGGAGCCTGCTTCGCGGCGGTTCGTCTGCGTGAACGACGGCGTACCCGAGGCGACGATCCGCGTGCTGCGCGAGGCCTGCGCGGCGCGCGGGGTCGCCTACGAGGAGGTGCAGGCGGCGGATTTCGATTTCACGGCGGCCGAGCCGCTCCCGCCGGGGACCTTGCTCTTCCGGCCGGCCGTCTCGTCTTCGGCCGTGCGCGTCGAGCAGGCGCTTTACGGGCCGGGCGTCGTGACGTTTCATCGGGAGCCGGACGGCGTCTTTCGGGAGATAGGCCCCGATTGCGCGGTCCTCGAGCGTCGCGGGATTTCGGTGCCGCGCTGGATCTGGGGGAACACGACGAACCGGGGGCTCTTGCGGCGGTACGTGGACGATCTCGGCGGCCTGCCGATCGTGATGAAGTTCGCCGGTGGATCGGGGGGCGTCGGGGTGTTGCGCATCGACAGCCTGGCGGGGCTGTTTTCCACGATGGATCACGCGCGCGCGTCGGGCCGGATGCCGGTGCTCTCGGCCTACATCCCGGACGCGACGCACCACCGCTGCATCGTCGTGGGCGACCGCGTCGTCGGGTCCTGGCGCAATCGAACAGACGAGGACGATTTCCGGACCCACGCGACCGACGATCCGGCCGATTACCAGACGCCGCCCGCGCCCGAGATCCTGGCGAGCGCCGTGGCCGCGACGGCGGCCCTCGACGTCGAGCTCGGCGGCGTGGACGTGCTCGAACATCCGAGCGGACGCCATTACGTGCTGGAAGTGAACTTCCCCTGTTATTTCGCGCGTGCCCGGCTCGTCGGCGGGCAAGACGTGGGGGGCGCGATGATCGATTGGCTCGTGCGAAAAGCGGAGCGAGGGGCAGGCCGGTAG
- a CDS encoding 6-phosphofructokinase, with protein MPRTIRKIAINTGGGDAPGLNAVLRSVTLAAIERGIEVWGIKHGYRGLLENEPGGLVRLDRDAVRGIMHIGGTILGTANRGDPFHYPTQEGDKVVPKDRSGELVERFRREGFDALVAVGGDGSMRIANALLERGLPLVVGVPKTIDNDVYGTELTFGFDTAVSIATEAIDRLHSTTEAHERVMVVEVMGRHAGWIALRAGIAGGADAILMPEVPFSYEPIVEKVLQREARGRRFSIIVAAEGACPKDGDVIVRDTGDEFRRVAVLGGVAERVAKEIGARTGKETRSMVLGHLQRGGGPTTFDRLLALRFGAGAVRFLVQGCESGMVALRCHRVELIPLSETAGRTKTVDLDGDTVTTAREMGICFGDEAPGQFAPGGTAAS; from the coding sequence ATGCCGCGCACCATTCGGAAAATCGCCATCAACACCGGGGGCGGCGACGCGCCCGGGCTGAACGCCGTGCTTCGCTCCGTCACGCTCGCCGCCATCGAGCGGGGCATCGAGGTCTGGGGCATCAAGCATGGCTACCGCGGGCTGCTCGAGAACGAACCCGGCGGCCTCGTGCGGCTGGATCGCGACGCCGTGCGCGGCATCATGCACATCGGCGGCACCATCCTCGGCACGGCGAACCGCGGCGATCCGTTCCATTACCCGACGCAGGAGGGCGACAAGGTCGTCCCCAAGGATCGCTCTGGCGAGCTCGTCGAGCGGTTCCGTCGCGAGGGCTTCGACGCGCTCGTCGCGGTCGGCGGTGACGGCTCGATGCGGATCGCGAACGCGCTGCTCGAGCGCGGCTTGCCGCTCGTCGTCGGCGTGCCGAAGACGATCGACAACGACGTCTACGGCACGGAGCTCACGTTCGGCTTCGACACGGCGGTGTCGATCGCGACCGAGGCGATCGATCGGCTGCACTCGACGACGGAGGCGCACGAGCGCGTCATGGTCGTGGAGGTGATGGGGCGGCATGCAGGATGGATCGCGCTGCGGGCCGGGATCGCGGGCGGCGCGGACGCGATCCTGATGCCGGAGGTCCCGTTCTCGTACGAGCCCATCGTGGAGAAGGTCTTGCAGCGTGAGGCGCGCGGGCGTCGCTTCTCGATCATCGTGGCGGCCGAGGGGGCGTGTCCGAAGGACGGCGACGTGATCGTGCGCGACACGGGCGACGAGTTCCGGCGCGTGGCCGTGCTCGGCGGCGTGGCCGAGCGCGTGGCCAAGGAGATCGGCGCGCGCACGGGCAAGGAGACGCGCTCGATGGTGCTCGGCCACCTGCAGCGCGGCGGCGGGCCCACGACCTTCGATCGGCTGCTCGCGCTGCGCTTCGGCGCGGGGGCCGTGCGGTTCCTCGTGCAGGGCTGCGAGAGCGGCATGGTCGCGCTGCGTTGCCATCGCGTGGAACTCATCCCGCTCTCCGAGACCGCGGGGCGCACGAAGACGGTGGACCTCGACGGCGACACGGTGACGACCGCGCGCGAGATGGGCATCTGCTTCGGCGACGAGGCGCCGGGCCAGTTCGCGCCGGGAGGCACGGCGGCGTCGTGA
- a CDS encoding serine/threonine-protein kinase, which produces MEWTISDTIRVEDLPADALGTTTVGAVPPRSRPADAEPPVLPRLSLSTGAIEGKPPVLSSPGVDLTLVRQLGQGGMGAVYLAHQRSLDRHVAVKIPHDDAPRSASLAIIREGQVAGALEHPNIVPVHALGLDETGRPILVIKRIEGVSWSDLIADPRHAFWERASLGAESRLVAHLDILMQVCNALHFAHTRGIVHRDMKPDNVMVGEFGEVYLLDWGVARKIDTTPGREAEPLVGTPAYMAPEMACGEPHEIDARTDVYLLGATLHEILTGSPPHARPSLYDALLSASAAAPQDYPPEAPDELVALCNAAMSRDRDERPPSAAAFRERVADFLRHRSSLGIANAASERLAALEEAIDKGGPELVASAEILGGLSECRFGFLQALREWPESTHAKEGLTRSLSLLVEREIVLENPANARALLERMEGDHAALEARVAALEEKIEERRRLERKAAEMVKDMDSSVSRGARTLFVSAVVVTGAVAMGALSIREASTRHPSPWADVLVFDAVILSLFLAGLFFGRKRLLTNLFNRRLLFTVTASFALNALHDVLSYVRGEHVWTSGAMGQLIIGSCLVVTAINSTLVLLWPAAIQLAGGLLSLYVPWATGAISTIGTLITAALVLGASRSSHAAETADARRDPV; this is translated from the coding sequence ATGGAATGGACCATCTCCGACACGATCCGCGTGGAAGACCTCCCGGCGGACGCCCTCGGCACCACGACCGTGGGCGCGGTTCCGCCGCGGAGCCGGCCCGCGGACGCCGAGCCTCCGGTGCTGCCGCGCCTGTCGCTCTCGACCGGGGCGATCGAGGGCAAGCCGCCCGTGCTTTCCTCGCCGGGCGTCGATCTCACCCTCGTGCGGCAGCTCGGGCAAGGCGGCATGGGGGCCGTCTACCTCGCCCATCAGCGCTCGCTCGATCGTCATGTCGCAGTAAAAATACCGCACGACGACGCGCCCCGGAGCGCGTCGCTGGCGATCATCCGCGAAGGCCAGGTCGCCGGCGCGCTCGAACACCCGAACATCGTGCCGGTCCACGCGCTCGGGCTCGACGAGACCGGGCGGCCGATTCTGGTCATCAAGCGGATCGAGGGCGTCTCGTGGAGTGATCTGATCGCGGATCCGCGCCATGCGTTCTGGGAGCGCGCGAGCCTCGGGGCCGAATCGCGCCTCGTCGCGCACCTCGACATCCTGATGCAGGTCTGCAACGCATTGCATTTCGCCCATACCCGCGGGATCGTCCACCGGGACATGAAGCCCGACAACGTGATGGTCGGCGAATTCGGCGAGGTGTACCTGCTCGATTGGGGCGTGGCGCGGAAAATCGATACGACGCCAGGCAGGGAGGCCGAGCCGCTCGTCGGGACACCAGCCTACATGGCCCCGGAGATGGCCTGCGGCGAGCCCCACGAGATCGACGCGAGGACCGACGTGTACCTGCTCGGCGCGACGCTCCACGAGATCCTCACGGGTAGCCCGCCGCACGCGCGGCCGAGCCTCTACGACGCGCTCCTCTCGGCGAGCGCGGCGGCGCCGCAAGATTATCCGCCCGAGGCCCCGGACGAGCTCGTCGCGCTCTGCAATGCCGCCATGTCACGCGATCGGGACGAGCGCCCCCCGAGCGCCGCGGCCTTCCGCGAGCGCGTGGCCGACTTTTTACGTCATCGCTCCTCGCTCGGAATCGCGAACGCGGCGAGCGAGCGCCTCGCGGCGCTGGAGGAGGCCATCGACAAGGGCGGGCCCGAGCTCGTCGCCAGCGCGGAAATCCTGGGCGGGCTCAGCGAATGCCGCTTCGGCTTCCTGCAAGCCCTGCGTGAATGGCCCGAGAGCACGCACGCCAAGGAGGGCCTCACGCGGAGCCTCTCGCTCCTCGTCGAGCGCGAAATCGTCCTGGAAAACCCCGCGAATGCCCGCGCCCTGCTCGAACGAATGGAAGGAGATCACGCCGCGCTCGAAGCGCGGGTCGCCGCGCTGGAGGAGAAAATCGAGGAGCGCCGGCGGCTCGAACGGAAGGCCGCGGAGATGGTCAAGGATATGGATTCGAGCGTGAGCCGGGGCGCGCGGACGCTCTTCGTCAGCGCCGTGGTCGTGACCGGCGCGGTCGCGATGGGCGCCCTCTCGATCCGCGAGGCGAGCACGCGCCATCCCTCGCCCTGGGCCGACGTCCTCGTCTTCGACGCGGTGATCCTCTCGCTTTTCCTCGCCGGCCTGTTTTTCGGTCGCAAACGGCTGCTCACGAACCTCTTCAACCGCCGGCTGCTCTTCACCGTCACGGCCTCGTTCGCCCTGAATGCCTTGCACGACGTGCTCTCCTATGTCCGCGGCGAGCACGTCTGGACCTCGGGCGCGATGGGCCAGCTCATCATCGGCTCCTGCCTCGTGGTCACCGCGATCAACAGCACGCTCGTGCTCCTCTGGCCGGCGGCGATCCAGCTCGCGGGCGGCCTGCTCTCGTTGTACGTCCCCTGGGCGACGGGCGCGATCAGCACGATCGGCACCCTCATCACGGCCGCGCTCGTCCTCGGGGCTTCGAGGTCGAGCCACGCGGCGGAGACGGCTGACGCGCGGCGCGACCCCGTGTAG
- the proC gene encoding pyrroline-5-carboxylate reductase codes for MNDLRKRMEGRRIGFLGGGSMASALIRGLLHSATVTPDQIRASDLKEQRLAELRQTYGIETTDDNEGLVRWADVVVIAVKPQIVDRILGAIAAGLNEGDVVISVAAGVPIEAIEARLPDRARVIRSMPNTAAIALAGATAIAPGSHATKDDLEVARALFEAVGRCVVLDESLIDAVTGLSGSGPAYVMLMIEALADGGVKVGLGRDTALLLAAQTVYGAAKLQLETGEHPGRLKDMVTSPGGTAIAGLHTLEAGGLRRTLIDAVEAATNRAGELGEQMAKKLRR; via the coding sequence ATGAACGATCTGCGCAAGCGCATGGAAGGACGGCGAATCGGATTTCTGGGTGGCGGCAGCATGGCGTCCGCGCTCATCCGAGGGCTGCTGCATTCGGCCACCGTCACGCCCGATCAGATCCGGGCGAGCGATCTGAAGGAGCAGCGGCTCGCCGAGCTCCGGCAGACCTACGGAATCGAGACCACGGACGACAACGAGGGGCTCGTCCGCTGGGCCGACGTCGTCGTCATCGCCGTGAAGCCGCAGATCGTCGACCGCATCCTCGGCGCCATCGCGGCCGGCCTGAACGAGGGTGATGTCGTCATCTCCGTCGCCGCCGGCGTGCCGATCGAGGCCATCGAGGCGCGCCTGCCCGACCGCGCGCGCGTCATTCGATCGATGCCGAACACCGCGGCGATCGCGCTCGCGGGGGCCACGGCGATCGCGCCCGGCTCGCACGCCACGAAGGACGACCTCGAGGTCGCCCGTGCGCTCTTCGAGGCCGTCGGCCGCTGCGTCGTGCTCGACGAATCGCTGATCGACGCGGTCACGGGCCTCTCGGGCAGCGGTCCGGCGTACGTGATGCTCATGATCGAGGCCCTCGCGGACGGCGGCGTGAAGGTCGGCCTCGGCCGCGACACCGCGCTCCTCCTCGCGGCGCAGACCGTCTACGGCGCGGCCAAGCTCCAGCTCGAAACGGGCGAACACCCGGGCAGGCTCAAGGACATGGTCACGAGCCCCGGCGGCACGGCCATCGCGGGCCTGCACACGCTCGAAGCCGGCGGCCTGCGCCGCACGCTCATCGACGCCGTCGAGGCCGCCACGAACCGCGCCGGCGAGCTCGGCGAGCAGATGGCGAAAAAGCTCCGCCGGTAA